A single window of Nocardioides kongjuensis DNA harbors:
- a CDS encoding twin-arginine translocation signal domain-containing protein codes for MRSGPDRIDRRGFLGTLAVATVVSACGTGAPAGPGPGPTSGPPNVPLTVPPSPAGTATAARPRRSLLDVRFAEAHRSHPVELVAPGFVLVDLVVGDRVAGESREEVALPAPFVGIEVEVDDPGDATLVAGLTSADRRTGVHVALDPHRGEAELVLVVEGRASSLASERVSLPGAAFTLGFVLCENRATAFVRSGKGGWQVLVSGRSGIADRLDLRDPRTLATMGAHWGARWGACRVSRVRAGLFGMTGLRDPHLVQHADGRPYVEGGRHFVTWTCAGPGFFQQAHWGVFALDPADPAAMEQVAQIYTRRDGLLLGDHAGQLVRDGDRWLVANTSWGDFDGSGVHVRATTSTADLLHGVHVIETTPVALPTDLDTWDPSLTRIDGAWQWAYVESPSQSPFDFHPALARTGAADPFTALTAVASDRGRHQTEGTVLVRDTDRWLLLASDGDAREYPVYDLRLRRVGRLAAPYGSNIPHPQVLVGDDGRWLMVTFDGTNPFADRLGYGGHGDVVVLRER; via the coding sequence GTGAGGAGCGGACCCGACCGGATCGACCGGCGGGGCTTCCTCGGCACGCTCGCAGTGGCGACGGTCGTCTCGGCGTGCGGAACCGGCGCTCCCGCCGGGCCCGGACCGGGCCCGACGTCGGGCCCGCCCAACGTGCCCCTGACGGTTCCCCCCTCTCCTGCAGGCACCGCCACCGCCGCTCGCCCACGCCGCTCGCTGCTGGACGTGCGCTTCGCCGAGGCGCACCGCTCCCACCCCGTCGAGCTGGTGGCTCCCGGCTTCGTCCTCGTCGACCTCGTCGTCGGCGACCGGGTCGCGGGCGAGTCCCGCGAGGAGGTGGCGCTGCCCGCGCCGTTCGTCGGGATCGAGGTCGAGGTGGACGACCCCGGCGACGCCACCCTCGTCGCCGGCCTCACGTCCGCCGACCGGCGGACCGGGGTGCACGTGGCGCTCGACCCGCACCGGGGCGAGGCCGAGCTCGTGCTGGTCGTCGAGGGCCGCGCGTCGTCGTTGGCCAGCGAGCGGGTGAGCCTGCCCGGCGCTGCGTTCACGCTCGGCTTCGTGCTGTGCGAGAACCGGGCGACCGCGTTCGTCCGGTCCGGGAAGGGCGGGTGGCAGGTGCTGGTCTCGGGGCGGTCGGGGATCGCCGACCGGCTCGACCTCCGCGACCCGCGGACCCTGGCCACGATGGGCGCACACTGGGGAGCACGCTGGGGCGCCTGCCGGGTCTCCCGGGTCCGCGCAGGGCTGTTCGGCATGACCGGCCTTCGCGATCCCCACCTCGTGCAGCACGCCGACGGCCGCCCGTACGTCGAGGGCGGGCGGCACTTCGTCACCTGGACCTGCGCCGGGCCGGGCTTCTTCCAGCAGGCGCACTGGGGTGTGTTCGCCCTCGATCCCGCCGACCCGGCGGCGATGGAGCAGGTCGCACAGATCTACACGCGGCGTGACGGCCTGCTGCTGGGCGACCACGCCGGGCAGCTGGTCCGCGACGGCGACCGGTGGCTGGTCGCGAACACGTCGTGGGGCGACTTCGACGGCTCGGGGGTGCACGTCCGGGCCACGACGAGCACGGCCGACCTGCTGCACGGCGTCCACGTCATCGAGACGACCCCCGTGGCCCTGCCCACCGACCTCGACACCTGGGACCCCTCGCTGACCCGCATCGACGGGGCCTGGCAGTGGGCGTACGTCGAGAGCCCCTCCCAGTCGCCGTTCGACTTCCACCCCGCGCTGGCGCGCACCGGTGCGGCCGACCCGTTCACCGCGCTCACCGCGGTCGCATCGGACCGCGGCCGGCACCAGACCGAGGGCACCGTCCTGGTCCGCGACACCGACCGCTGGCTGCTGCTGGCGAGCGACGGCGACGCCCGGGAGTACCCGGTCTACGACCTCCGGTTGCGCCGCGTCGGGCGCCTGGCTGCGCCGTACGGCTCCAACATCCCGCACCCGCAGGTCCTCGTCGGCGACGACGGCCGCTGGCTGATGGTCACCTTCGACGGCACGAACCCGTTCGCCGACCGGCTGGGGTACGGCGGGCACGGCGACGTCGTCGTGCTCCGCGAGCGTTGA
- a CDS encoding alpha/beta hydrolase produces MALHPQARAAVANAAGELAVTDPAFDIAAERERARAAAATQPRPDVAEVRDVDAGGVPARLYLPEGYDAVVVHAHGGGFVLNDIEVHDAAVRRFADISGVAVLSVDYRRPPEHPFPAAPDDLSAAVRWLDDHPDLAGLQTFVHGDSAGGNLALVAALRHPGRFTGVALVYPFLDPSASFDSYRTAADGFEPAEAAWYWQQYAATPADLEHPDLAPLLSDALGTLPPTLVTTAEHDPLRDEGEHLVLRLAEAGVEVVGTRYLGQVHGYWRHADVFDAAEPTMWQVAGWMRMLLRRRAR; encoded by the coding sequence ATGGCCCTCCACCCCCAGGCTCGCGCCGCGGTCGCCAACGCCGCCGGCGAGCTCGCCGTCACCGACCCCGCCTTCGACATCGCCGCCGAGCGCGAGCGCGCCCGTGCCGCCGCAGCCACCCAGCCACGGCCGGACGTCGCCGAGGTGCGCGACGTCGACGCCGGCGGCGTACCGGCCCGGCTCTACCTCCCGGAGGGCTACGACGCCGTGGTCGTCCACGCGCACGGCGGCGGGTTCGTGCTCAACGACATCGAGGTCCACGACGCGGCCGTGCGGCGCTTCGCCGACATCTCCGGGGTGGCGGTGCTCAGCGTCGACTACCGGCGTCCACCCGAGCACCCGTTCCCCGCGGCGCCCGACGACCTGTCCGCCGCGGTGCGCTGGCTCGACGACCACCCCGACCTGGCCGGACTGCAGACCTTCGTGCACGGAGACAGCGCAGGCGGCAACCTCGCCCTGGTCGCCGCGCTGCGCCACCCCGGTCGGTTCACGGGCGTCGCGCTCGTCTACCCGTTCCTCGACCCGAGCGCATCCTTCGACTCCTACCGGACCGCTGCCGACGGCTTCGAGCCCGCGGAGGCGGCCTGGTACTGGCAGCAGTACGCCGCCACCCCGGCGGACCTCGAGCACCCCGACCTGGCCCCGCTCCTCTCCGACGCCCTCGGCACCCTGCCCCCGACCCTGGTCACCACCGCCGAGCACGACCCGCTGCGCGACGAGGGCGAGCACCTCGTGCTCCGCCTCGCCGAGGCCGGCGTCGAGGTGGTCGGCACCCGCTACCTCGGGCAGGTGCACGGCTACTGGCGGCACGCCGACGTCTTCGACGCGGCCGAGCCGACCATGTGGCAGGTGGCCGGCTGGATGCGGATGCTGCTGCGGCGCCGGGCCCGCTGA
- a CDS encoding GNAT family N-acetyltransferase: MSSGYDVWFTEDAGEFLARSGEHLAHDPVTGTVVTTIAQRIRDSGRGSLAHCWFAVVTGPDGAISGIAMRTAPFPPHPVYLLAMPDDAVAALSAAVLARGEDIGGATGLRPAADLFAAAIAHRTGRQVVNGVHHRLFELGTLVAPRPVPGRLRPVRADEAEHALAWVQQFFADADEQAGRLAGHDGEAAAFDIDDVRRKLAEEVLWFWEDAEGRAVHLIGANPPAYGVSRIGPVYTPKEERRRGWAAAAVAEVSRLLRERGDRVILFTDQANPTSNALYQALGYEPVVDTVRIDIV, translated from the coding sequence ATGAGCAGCGGGTACGACGTCTGGTTCACCGAGGACGCGGGGGAGTTCCTCGCCCGGTCGGGCGAGCACCTCGCCCACGACCCGGTGACCGGCACCGTCGTGACGACGATCGCCCAGCGGATCCGCGACAGCGGCCGCGGTAGCCTGGCCCACTGCTGGTTCGCGGTGGTCACCGGTCCCGACGGCGCGATCTCCGGGATCGCGATGCGGACGGCGCCCTTCCCGCCCCACCCCGTCTACCTGCTCGCGATGCCCGACGACGCGGTTGCGGCGCTGTCGGCCGCGGTGCTCGCGCGCGGGGAGGACATCGGGGGAGCCACCGGGCTGCGGCCCGCGGCCGACCTGTTCGCTGCGGCGATCGCACACCGGACGGGCCGGCAGGTCGTCAACGGCGTGCACCACCGGCTGTTCGAGCTCGGCACCCTCGTCGCGCCGCGTCCGGTCCCGGGACGGCTGCGCCCCGTTCGTGCGGACGAGGCCGAGCACGCCCTCGCCTGGGTCCAGCAGTTCTTCGCCGACGCCGACGAGCAGGCCGGCCGCCTCGCGGGGCACGACGGCGAGGCCGCGGCGTTCGACATCGACGACGTCCGGCGCAAGCTCGCCGAGGAGGTGCTCTGGTTCTGGGAGGACGCCGAGGGCCGGGCGGTGCACCTGATCGGCGCCAACCCGCCCGCCTACGGCGTCAGCCGGATCGGCCCGGTCTACACGCCGAAGGAGGAGCGCCGCCGGGGCTGGGCGGCTGCCGCCGTCGCCGAGGTGTCGCGGCTGCTGCGCGAGCGCGGCGACCGGGTCATCCTGTTCACCGACCAGGCCAACCCGACCTCGAACGCGCTCTACCAGGCGCTCGGCTACGAACCGGTCGTCGACACCGTGCGCATCGACATCGTCTGA
- the metG gene encoding methionine--tRNA ligase, which translates to MTHVLSAVAWPYANGPRHIGHVAGFGVPSDVFSRYQRMAGNDVLMVSGSDEHGTPILIAADEAGLTPQELADKNHRLIVEDLVGLGISYDLYTRTTTRNHHAVVQEMFLGVYENGYFVEQTTYGAISPSTGRTLPDRYIEGTCPICGYDGARGDQCDNCGNQLDPHDLIDPRSKINGETPEFIETQHFFLDLPALADALQAWLDEREATGLWRPNVIRFSKNILKEIRPRAMTRDIDWGIAVPLEGWQDNPTKKLYVWFDAVIGYLSASIEWARRSGDPEAWRAWWNDTGAEGALSYYFMGKDNITFHSQIWPAELLAYAGKGDKGGKPRQYGELNLPTEVVSSEFLTMEGKKFSSSKKVVIYVRDLLARYQPDAFRYFVAAAGPESQDSDFTWAEFVRRTNDELVAGWGNLVNRTANLIAKNFGEIPAAGPLSAEDEAVLAVTEAAFGTVGDLIGRHRQKQAIGEAMRAVADVNKYVSDSEPWKIKDDPERLATILHVMAQCVADLNLVLSPFLPFSANEVDKALGGAGEIAPMPAIEDVTDLDDAERSYPIITGDYTGFPSWERHPVEVGRAVAKPTPVFVKLDPTVVEEELARLDG; encoded by the coding sequence ATGACGCATGTCCTCTCCGCTGTCGCCTGGCCCTACGCGAACGGCCCCCGCCACATCGGCCACGTGGCCGGGTTCGGCGTACCGTCCGACGTCTTCAGCCGGTACCAGCGCATGGCGGGCAACGACGTCCTCATGGTCTCCGGCTCCGACGAGCACGGCACGCCGATCCTGATCGCCGCCGACGAGGCCGGGCTGACCCCGCAGGAGCTGGCCGACAAGAACCACCGGCTGATCGTGGAGGACCTGGTCGGCCTCGGCATCAGCTACGACCTCTACACGCGCACCACCACGCGCAACCACCACGCCGTGGTGCAGGAGATGTTCCTCGGCGTCTACGAGAACGGCTACTTCGTCGAGCAGACGACCTACGGCGCCATCTCGCCCTCCACCGGCCGGACCCTGCCGGACCGCTACATCGAGGGCACCTGCCCGATCTGCGGGTACGACGGAGCGCGCGGCGACCAGTGCGACAACTGCGGCAACCAGCTGGACCCGCACGACCTCATCGACCCGCGCTCGAAGATCAACGGCGAGACGCCGGAGTTCATCGAGACCCAGCACTTCTTCCTCGACCTCCCGGCGCTGGCCGACGCGCTGCAGGCCTGGCTCGACGAGCGCGAGGCCACCGGCCTGTGGCGGCCCAACGTCATCCGGTTCTCCAAGAACATCCTCAAGGAGATCCGCCCCCGCGCCATGACGCGCGACATCGACTGGGGCATCGCGGTCCCGCTCGAGGGCTGGCAGGACAACCCGACCAAGAAGCTCTACGTCTGGTTCGACGCCGTGATCGGCTACCTGTCCGCCTCGATCGAGTGGGCCCGCCGCTCCGGGGACCCCGAGGCCTGGCGCGCTTGGTGGAACGACACGGGCGCCGAGGGTGCGCTGTCCTACTACTTCATGGGCAAGGACAACATCACCTTCCACTCCCAGATCTGGCCGGCCGAGCTGCTGGCGTACGCAGGCAAGGGCGACAAGGGCGGCAAGCCGCGTCAGTACGGCGAGCTCAACCTCCCCACCGAGGTCGTCTCGAGTGAGTTCTTGACGATGGAGGGCAAGAAGTTCTCCTCGTCGAAGAAGGTCGTCATCTACGTGCGCGACCTGCTCGCGCGCTACCAGCCCGACGCCTTCCGCTACTTCGTCGCCGCCGCGGGCCCGGAGAGCCAGGACTCCGACTTCACCTGGGCCGAGTTCGTGCGTCGCACCAACGACGAGCTGGTCGCCGGCTGGGGCAACCTGGTCAACCGGACCGCGAACCTGATCGCCAAGAACTTCGGCGAGATCCCCGCCGCCGGCCCGCTGTCCGCCGAGGACGAGGCCGTCCTGGCCGTCACCGAGGCCGCGTTCGGCACGGTCGGCGACCTGATCGGCCGGCACCGGCAGAAGCAGGCGATCGGCGAGGCGATGCGTGCGGTCGCCGACGTCAACAAGTACGTCTCCGACTCCGAGCCGTGGAAGATCAAGGACGACCCGGAGCGGCTCGCCACGATCCTGCACGTGATGGCGCAGTGCGTCGCCGACCTCAACCTGGTGCTCAGCCCGTTCCTGCCGTTCTCGGCCAACGAGGTGGACAAGGCACTCGGCGGCGCCGGTGAGATCGCCCCGATGCCGGCCATCGAGGACGTCACCGACCTCGACGACGCCGAGCGGAGCTACCCGATCATCACCGGCGACTACACCGGCTTCCCGTCCTGGGAGCGGCACCCGGTCGAGGTCGGGCGCGCGGTCGCCAAGCCCACCCCGGTCTTCGTCAAGCTCGACCCGACGGTGGTCGAGGAGGAGCTGGCCCGGCTCGACGGCTGA